The window TGTTTGAACTGCGCACTGCAACAACTTCTCTTCTGTAACCTTTGACTTGGGCGGGAAGCCCCCAAGTGTTTTGTAATAAGGTGTGTAAGCTAGATCAAGAGGGTGATCAAGGCTCTGctcattgagcaggaagcccccaaatgacctatAATGTGATAAGCCAACAAGGAAGGATGCCCATGTTTGAACTGCGCATtgcagcaagttctctttggcaacctttaatttttctgagaactcaAACTTGTGAAAGATGAATTCCTCTTGAACCGGATGTTGAGCCGGATATTGAGAGCTCAAAACATTGTGAGAGAAAGATTTCCCTTGAACCAGATATTGAACCAGAATCTTTTTTGATAACCCGAAACTCTTCCATTGAGTCAGAACTTTTAAATTGCCAGGcactttttaagccggaaattttctgacggcctctAAATTTTCATCCATGTAGCAGTAGCCCCAAAGACCGGGTTACTTTCCCTCCAATTGACAAGGGGTTCTTGAATTTGCTAATgctggcaagatttggcaagtcATGTctgtgtagcccccgagtctcaagacgactcgaggagttggcttgagattccccacacttgaccgtgatataaaccggcatataGTTGAACAGCAGACCGCCGGAATATGTTGAGGctcggcgggttataaatgatcccgtatgagttGGTGCAAACCCGACCGCAAGAGACGATCGGTAAAGACAACCGCAGCTTCAGAAGCGGCATAGACAGATGAGTCAGCGCaacgttgtaagccggtgcgaaCGGGCGAGGTAATCCCATCGTGTTGATGTAGATTGGGCCGCAGGGGCGGCGGTTTGTCCACACCCGTGGAGAAGTATGGCACGGACGAACATCAGTGCAAAAATGATGCTGGCGCACGCTCCGTATCCGTGGTATAACAATCCTTTTGTCAATTATCCTGATGTTTTTGGATCACAGACGATCTATTTGCAATTGTGAGTTGGATGAACACAGATGGAGCAAACCAAGTTTCAATACATAGATCGATGCACCTGGTTGTTTTTTATCCAGTCAAATTCCTTGGTCCTTTGTTCTTTGGTGGTGTCCACACCGGTAGGATATCCCGAGTGGATGTAATAGTTGTACTGATGCTGGGCTAGTACCGATAGCAATCTGACCAAGTGATTCCCTCTTGGTAGCATCAAATGCCACCTCAAAACCATTCAAACCAGTGGAATGAGCAATCTTTGCATGAATACTCAAATTGCAGATGGGACAGGATCCAGTTGCCTGTAAACATCAAAACGGGAGCCAGCCTTTTTTGGTGGCCGCTGCGACTGCGGAGGCTAGGCCAGGATCGCTCAGCGGAGGCTGATCGGTGAAGCTAAGTTGAAGATGACGAAACCGAAATATGTTTCCATCGTTTAACAGCCCAACCGGTAATCTGTATTGACCAGTACGACCCGGGGAATTGGCTGGCACTAAATCAAGGGCAAGGCTCGCCGTCCTTGATGAAACAACAAAGGCAAACCATGTGTTGATATGATCCAGTACCCTTCAAATCCAAATTTGATCACCAGCTCTTCAACGACCATGCACTGATGCTATTGCATGACGAAATTAACATTATTAATGAATTTCTGAGTGTACTGTTCTCCCTTAAACATGTTGTCACTTTAGCGGCAATTTTGATAGAACCGTAGACAACAGATCATCGGGAAGGTCTGCAAGCTGAACTGTTGCTCTTTGTCGTCTTAATGACTGGTCTGTGGTAATGCTGCCTCAGTCTTTTTCCTCCTGTGTGTTAAATCGCTGCCCATTTGGAATTTTGATTCACTGGTCAAGATTGGGGGCGCTGTTTAAAACAGCAGCGGGGGCGATGGCGTGAGGCACGGTCTGCTCCGGTAATGGAGAGGACTCTGGCTGTGGAAACTTCACCGGCAAAGGGAGAACCGCCACGGTGGCAGAGGCCTGCCGGCCATGGCAGAGCTCCAGCAGAAGGGCGCCGGGGGTGAGCCGGCGACACCGGCTTCGAGGCGGGGCGCGGCGGATTGAGGCGGAGTGGAGGCAGTTTGTGGCGGAGGCAGGCTGGCCTGGCGCGGTTGGCCCAGGGTGCAGTCGTGGCCACACTGCCAGCGGAGGGCAGCTCGGAAGCGGGCTAGAGGCACAGCGATGGCTGCAGTGGCGGTGGAATGAATCCAGGCCCATGACCCCATCCACTCCAGTTCATGGCAGGTGGGTCAGAGGAGGCCCGCGGCCCGCGCTTGAAGCAAACGCGTCGGAGCGGCTCATCCATGGTGGAGCGAGGCGACTCGAGGGGCGCATCGGTGAAGCAGGCGGTGGCTCACGCTTGCCAACTGCAGTCGTGGCAGGGTCGCACGAGGGTTCCATGCAGCGCCAAGGCGGCTCGACGCGCTATAGCGGAGCGAGGCAGAGGCGCTCGACGGTGGGGGCGCTCAGCGGGGTCTCTAACAGGCCACGGATCTAGCAGGGTGAGGCGGCCCAAGGTAGAAGTAGGCCGCAACTGCTAGAACAGCGCGCGATAAGAGGGGACAGCAGCTCCACTGTGGTCAAGACCAGGCGGCGACTCGTAGACGGCCTTGGAAGCAGCCTGGCAGTGGAGGGCGACTTGGATTGAGACTGGGTTGGTTGGCTTGGTTGACTCTTTCCGAGTCCTCATGGTAGTCTTCTTATTTATTTGGTAGTACAGGCAGGCTCCAATCTCATCGGGACTTGCAAATATTTTGACGCTGTGATGGTAGACTTTTTGACAAAAGATGATAACCCTAAGCTTGATTCGGTGCACGGACAATTTTATCAGCATATCTTCTTGGAGCAGGTGAACCAGTGGGCAGCTTTGCCACGCGTGGGGCAAGCCGGAGGAGGACAGAACCAGCAAGGCACTCGAGGTTATGGCAGTTTAAAGCGCAGCCGACTCAAGGCGGGGCCCGGAGAGCAATCCTTCTCCAACGAGAAGGCATACGTGAGGCATCGGTTTAATCGGACACGTCCTTCCGTCTTGGCGACTCGAAAAGGACTGAATAAATCGTAAAACGGTGGCCGCGGATAGATTATAACCCTAATTCTTCTTTGACTTAAATCTCACAGATTTGTAAAATCTGGACCGATGAACTTGAAGCTGATATAGACCATTCCGAGCTGAGTTTTTCTTCATCCAGAAAGTTACGACCTTCTCGATCCCTgggagagatccctccaagaactcaacaccaccgtgcgcaggccccacggtgggcgccaactgtcgtggatttgtcatggcagatgtcctagtgtgaggacttagtcgtgaggccaatgcatctacgtagtagcttgagaggggttgagtgggacgagatatgtgaggttttttacccaggttcggctcctcacggtggaggtaaaagcctacatcctgctTCATTGATATTGATCATGGTGCTCATGATTACAAGGGTGCTCTTTGGCTACCTCTCTCTCGAGAGCTATTGACTCGTCTGTCTAAACTTGTCCAACTTGGGGTGccttgcccctccttatataagttggaggggcgggttacatatggagtcctagtatgattaggactagtctatcttctatTACAAGacggatacaagtccgggtcttgcttccttgtaagggaaatattcctcatgcctttcctcttaagctAGCCCACCATAATATGAGCTGGCCTTCCCATGAGCCTCCTTCTAGGCTGTTGGGTCTTGTCGATCATCTGAAACACCTGCCGTATCACCaatgagtcaccaggcccggccgGGTCATCAACGAGTCGCCTGTCTTCGGGCGGCTTACCGATGAAACGCCAAGTCCCAACCGAGTCATATCTCCGGCCgagtcataccgcggggtatattaCCGAcacaatgtgaagctaccactaggcatgatatgaacatatagtTTCAACTTCAAGATGTTCGAtccattcaacaatttactcataggatataagtgaagcacaagagaaaatgacaagctactccaaaaacatataagtgaagatcaagcgagtagttaagtaaattgGTAGCTAAtagaggactctctcttatttaaaactttcatatctaagtattttatttaaacagcaaaaaaaaatgacattccaacaatagcacacatcatgggaagaagcaaaaacttaggatcaaccgatactaaccgataattgttgatgaagaaaggtgggatgcttaccggggcgtccccaagcttagatgcttgagacttcttgaaatattatcttgggatgcattgggcatccccaagcttagatgcttgagacttcttgaaatattatcttgggatgccttgggcatccccaagcttgagcttttgtgtctccttaattctttttatatcacggtttccctaaatcttaaaaacttcatccacacaaaactcaacaagaactcgtgagataagttagtataaatcaatgcaaaaccttatcattctctactgtagcaaataactaaaattattattcaacattgcatactaaatgcctctacatatttaatactcctatcctcaaatggaatcattaaacaagcaagcatatgcaaacaatgcaaacataataacaatctgccaaaacaggacagtctgtaatgGATGAATAAGTATCCATACTTATTTAACTCAAAATTCTGAAAACTTAGCACACTGTAGAAATTTACCAgagcttattgtgcaaaaagtttcaacattttatcacattctgacttttctcgggaatttttgcaacagcgacaaactttctgttttgaaacagcaactcatatacttgcaaaataagcatggtaaaggctatacttgccacttttattgaaataagaGATGCAAcaaattattataaataacaacaagcaaatcctagcaaaataatatgatgctccaagcaaaactcatatcatgtgatgaatgaaaatatagctccaagtgaggttaccgataatgttggagacgaaagaggggatgccttccggggcatccccaggctgagttgcttggatcttccttgaatattaccttggggtgccttggaaatccccaagattagagtctcgtcactccttattctcctcatgtCGATATGTCAccgaaaacttgaaaacttcaatcacacaaaacttaccggaactttgtgagatagattagtatgataaagagcaaaccattcacttgGGTACTGTCCAAGAAAAGATTTATAATTCTTTGCACATAATTCCTACTGTACTCTATCATTTCcataatttatattgagaaatataagccatagaaactagaaaacaagcgaactatgcattgaaaacagaatctgtcaaaaaacagaacagtatgtagtaatctgtactccaaccatacttctgctgcTCCATAAATTCCgcaaaattaggacaacgtagggaatttgtatatcaatcacctgtaaaaaattcagatcaaaagcacgttccagtgaattttgaaaattccgggactgagcgcaaaagtttctgtttttgcacagattcaagtcaactatcatccacactatcccaaaggctttacttggcactttattgaaacaaatgcaataaaacatgattactacagtagcttaatcatgtgaacacacaaaaacagtaggtaaaagtgtggggttgtctcccaacaagcgcttttctttaatgccttttagctaggcatgatgatctcAATGATTCtagcataaaagataagaattgaaacataaagggagcatcatgaatcataagttcctctctcataataattttcggTAGCATCGTGAACgagttcaacaatataactatcacataaagcattattttcatgatacataagcatagaatttttttactctccacataagcaaatttattctcataaaatatcatgggagcaaactcaacaaaataactatcatgtgattgggAATTAAAACCaagatgaaaagtttcatggttatcattattcaatatggcatacatgtcatcaccatattcatcatatatagaaactttgttgtcataatcaaatgcaacctcctccaaaatagtggactcatcattaaataaagtcatgacctctccaaatccattttcatcaatataatcatcataaataggagacatgcaatcatcatagtaaattttctcatcaaaacttgggggactaaaagtatcagcttcatcaaatatagcatccccaagcttgtagctttgcatatcattagcatcatggatattcatagaattcatactaataacattgcaatcatgctcatcatttatgcaatacattttattgaattcttcttctatcaattgagcacaattttcctttccatcattttcacaaaagacattataaagacgaacaatatgatgcaacctcaattccattttttttgtagttttcttttataaatcaaactagtgataaaataagaaagtaaaagattcaattgcaagatctaaagatataccttcaagcactcacctccccggcaacggtgccagaaaagatcttgatgtctactacacaacttgttcttgtagacacgtgttgggcctccaagcggagagttttgtaggacagtagcaaatttccctcaagtggatgacctaaggtttatcaatccgtgggaggcgtaggatgaagatgttctctctcaaacaaccctacaaccaaataataaaaattctcttgtttccccaacacaccaaatacaatggtaatttgtataggtgcactagttcagcgcagagatggtgatacaagtgtagtaatgatagtatatattgatttttgtaataataacaataaaaaacagcaaggtagcaagtaacgaaagtaagcacaaatggtattgcaatgcttgaaaatgagacctatggtccgtactttcgctagtgcaatctctcaacaatgctaatataattggatcatataaccatccatcaacgtgcgatgaagaatcactccaaagttcctatctagtggagaacataagtAGAAATAGTTGGTAGGGTATGataccacctcaaagctattctttctgatcgatctatccaagagttcatactaaaataacaccaagttattctttccgattgatctatcaagagttcgtactaaaataacacaagtCATTCTTTCCggtcgatctatcaagagttcatactaaaataatgccaaaacaaattcagattcataatactcaatccaacacaaagaacctcaaagagtgccccaagatttctaccaaagaaacaaagacgagaacgtgcatcaacccctatgcatagattaccccaatgtcacctcgggaatctacgagttgagtgccaaaacacatatcaagttaatcaatatgataccccattgtcaccatgggtattcataacaagacatacatcaagtgctctcaaatccataaaatcattcaatctgataaaacgaaacctcaaagggaaaactcaattcacaacaagatagagaggggaaaacaccatatgatccgactatattaacaaagcccgcgatacatcaggatcatgacatctcaagaacatgagagagagagagagattaaacatatagctactggtacaaaccctcagccccgagggtggacaactccctcctcatcatggtggccgccggcaTAATGaggatggccaccggtgatgatttccccctctggaaGGGTGTCAATACAGgctctagattggtttttcatggctacagaggcttgcggcggcggaacttctgatctaggtttacCAAGAggtttttttggaatatttgggaattatagggcgaagaggctaTGCGGGAGGCCAcggaggtgggcacaacccaggtgcgccctggtgggctgtgctcccctcggagctcccctctggtacttctttggcccatcgggtgtcttctggtccagaaaaaatctccaaaaagtttcgctgtgtttggactccgtttggtattgattttctgcgatgtaaaaaactagcaaaaaacagcaactggcaccgggcactatgtcaatatgttagtcccaaaaaatgatataaagttgctataaaatgattgtaaaacatccaagaatgataatatagcagcatgagtacttcataaattatagatacgttggggacgtatcagcatccccaagattaattcctactcgtcctcgagtaggtaaatgataaaagaaataatttatgaagtgtgaatgctagcaaagtgcataagtttgatcaatgataatttcaatcatttttcctagcatcataacaacaattctttctcataaaactcatcatggtaaagtagcaaccaattcacatgttaaggttcaaacaatgaattctcttgaaagtcaacaacctatattcttagtcaccaaacaattgcgattcaacttattcaacagagtctaaagtaagagctccacatactcaatcatcatatagtcttccatgattgctactaCTGAAAGCATATTCTTAGAACTAATGGCATCCACcgaacatagagaaagataggggcttaatgtttcacctcccaactcatttatcatagagataattgtcaacaataataagtcatgatcaaatatatttgactggtcatatgtgcctagatctttctgcaccacatgatgcttgccaactagagaataatAGAGGTTGAAATGAGAATTCATACTATTAACTCTTttcataaaagtaaatactgaaaagtaaaagatagacccttcgcaaagggaagcagaggttgccaagagctttttatttggatgccgaagctcttaatgcaaaggaacatcacgttatattgccccttatgatagcgacctttattatgcagttcattactttgccatcacaagttcgtacatcgctcaattttcccttacagtaaaagatcaaacatatttaggagcattttttattgctttatgccccaatgaaaacttacttgacggatcttattcaatccatatgtaggtatggtggacactcatggcaagaaactgggtttaagggttttcgGATGCACAAGTActatctctacttagtacgaatttttggctagcaaaagatcctaggcaaacaccacatgttggaggatctatgacaatataacttctatgcaaatatacacaacaataattcattacgttgtcttccttgtccaacttcaactaatttgctcaagtttgaaaataattaatgggtattcacaatcatagaagatgtccaagataatatatttgcatgtgaaagttctcttccttatactaatcattcatgaattgcttgtataaccaatattgtgattgtcaagcttcaaaagatttcactttctgaacccaatgtgaagctaccactaggcgtGATATGAACATATAGTtccaacttcatgatattcaattcattcaacaatttactcataggatataagtgaagcacaagagtaaatgacaagctactccaaaaagatataagtgaagatcaagcgagtagttaagtaaatgggtagctcattgaggactctctcttatttaaaactttcagatctaagtattttatttaaacagcaagaaaaacaaaataaaatgacattccaacaatagcacacatcatgtgaggaagcaaaaacttaggatcaggggaagaagaagaaaagatgCATGGTTACCTTACAATCATCGAAAACGCTGAGGCACCCCCTGCTAGGCTAGCCACGCTCTCGCTCCACCGTGGTCCGCTCCGGCCACGCGGCCACCATATTTGCCCACATGGCCCGCTCCTCCGCCAGTTGCTCTCGCCCGGGCCCTGCCCCCTACGCTGCTCTCCGTCCATCGGCTGCATCCTTCGACCCAATGGTTCCTCGGGGCCCCCGTCCCCATTTTCTGCGGTGTCAACGGTCTCTGCGTTAGATCCGGCCTCAATGCCGTGAATCCTGCGGCCGGACGGGCCGATGTGGGCGGGTGCGGGCTCTGGACCGCCGAATCTgggcgtcccccccccccccccgttgcaGGATGGCCGCCTCAAACCTGTCGTAGTTTGCCCCTCCCCCTCGGTCACTCCTTCCTCTTCGGGCCAGGCCGTGGGGGATGGCAGGGCGTGGACTAAGGTCACCTCGAGGAAGAACAAGAGGGCGGGCTCATCCACAGCGAGTCCAGCGCGGCGGCCTCGGGCGCGGCGGCCTCGGGCGCGGCGTTCGGACCGGGGCCGTGGCTTCAATGCGGCTCGCAGCCGTGAGGCCTTCTTAAGCCAGTTTAGGGGCAAATGCTTCTCCTGCCTGAGCAAGCTCCCATGCCATGTAAACTGATGAGACCCTCTCCGCTGCATCATCTGCAAGCAAGCGGGGCATTTTGGCAAGGAGTGCCCCCAAAACCCTAGAAATGGGGGTCCAGGAGGGACTACCCGTGATAGGTTGGGGCCGCTGCCGTCCAGGGCTCCGGTACGCGACCGCCTGAGCTTCCTGCTGGCCCGGAGCAGCCTTCGATGGATCATCCCCTCCACGGCGACCCGGCGAGGCATTCACGCTCCAGCAACAAAGTCGTCGTGGCGTCCCCCGACCTGGAGCACGCCGAGTTCATCCTGCGGCAGCACACTGTCACCCTCAGCGCTGCCGAACGCCGACACTCCACCAACCCGATGGCGGTGGGAAAAGCCATCCACGAGCAACTCTGCACCCTGCCGCATCAGCTCCGCGTCATGGTGCACCACCCGGAGGCCTTCCTCGTCCACTTCGACCTCCCTGCATACCGCGACAACGCGGTGCGGCGCGGTGTGCTCAAGGTCGACGACGAGAAGTACTTCATCAGATCCTGGCACAAGGACGACCACACGGCGATCCTCAAGTACAATCTCCATGTGCGCGTCGTCGTCGAAGACCTGCCTATGCAGTTCTGGTCGCTTGTTGGGGCGGAGGAGACCCTTGGTGACTTCGGCCGCGTCGACCGCCTTGACTCGCGCATGCTtgagagggggcgcaccaagaCCTTCGCCTGCTGGCTCTGGGTATGGGATGTGGCCCATATCCCGACGAGACGCGCGCTCTGGGTGCTCAAGCGCGGCGCCGGCCGTGCCAATGAGGTGCTCGGTTTCGCTTCACTCGACCGCCGCGTCCCCCCTAGTGCACACCGCTACGACCTCCTGGTGCACATCGACCTGGTGGAGGACTGGACCCCGCTCTCGCCGCGCTCATCACGCTCATCGCACTCGGGGCAGAGTGGGCTCTCCTCCTCATTCGACGAGGATGACCGCCCAATGTCGTGCATCGAGCTGGGCACATGGGTGGCGCACATGGAGGACGGTCAAGGCCCAGGGCGTCATTCTACCATGCGCGTCTCGGCCGCAGGCTGTGGTGGCCCCATCATCGGGCTCCCAAGACATGATCAAGATGATGGCGACAACAGCGGTGGCTCGTGGCGGTCCTGGAGGGACCGTCTGCTTGGCCACGGGTGCCACGCCAAGGAGAGCGGCACGGACGTGGTTGCTGGGGCGCACCACTGCCGCAGCCGCACCCCAGTCGGGCGATGCCACGGGAAAGAAAGTGCGGGCTCTGAGGGGGCCATCGCCGCTGCCACTCCGGCCATGCTGCGGGCCACTCCTCTGCTCCCTTTCCGGCAAGCCCCACCGCCACCAACACCGGCTGCCGAGGACCCAGTTGCACGCATCTTCGGCTTCTCCGACTCAGGCCCTGTGCTCTCCCCTCCACCGTGCACGGATTGCATGCAGCTTGAGATGGAAAACGCCATGATCGAGGCCCTGCAGACCCCGCTGGCATTTGAGGATGGTGGGCTCTCCCCTCCCCACCCGCCTCCTGCCCCGCAAGAGATGGATAGCCCCAAGATGATCCCCTATCTGCTGCCCTGCATCAGCTCCCCAACCATGGCCACTGCTGGCTTCCAGCTGTCAGCGGTCACGGAGCAGGTGGGCATGATCCAGATCGACGAGGGCAGCGGTCACGTGCACCCTGTGCTGTTCCCGCCTGTCTCCCTGCCCATCATCAGCAACCTGCCGGCTCACCCACGCCACTCTGCTCCACCAAAGTCCAGGGCCACCTCGGTTCCCTCGCGTAGCAGTGCCTGCCAAGCCACAGCGGCAAACCCGATGCCAGTGACTCAAAGGGCGGTGGTCCACCTGGTGCAGGAGTTGGGCGCTCTCAGGCCAAAGGACAGGATGACCCCAAAGGCGGCGGCCCTACTCATGACGCATTTCCAGGAGCCCCTGTCTGACGAAGACATAGCAGCCATCGCCAAGCTCCCCGGACTGGACCAAGCAGCCCTCAAGATCGCCGCTGGTATGGCCGGGATCACCGGCACTGACGAGTCGCTCCATGGTATATGGCTTGATCGACGACGACGGGGTTTTGGGCCTGTTGGTGGCCGTCGTCGCCCCCCGGCATGTTCTATGGTGTACTGCATCTCCTTTCTTAGTAAATGTGATCGACGGAGAACGGCATGGTGTATCGATGAGTGACAacgcactactagggaaaagcctagcagtagcgcgtgttttaggcctatcagtagcgcgggcaggagcgctactggtacggcgctacagctaaaggttagcagtagcgtgggtaaACCCACGCTATTGCTATatcgacttagtagtagcgctttctccAAAGAGCGgtactggtaattactagtagcgcttctcccagcccgcactactactattattccatattttatttcttttttatttcattttgtgttcatacacctttatacaagttttcatacagcagtaatttagagattgtttttacatcataatgagttattacatcactgggtgaaagaaccgtggactagtttcaagtggatggacacccacttgaaactaatccacgGTTCTTTCAGTCATcgatataataaatatcatcatcatcatgtcattaacaacttatcatcataatacatcattgtcacataacacctcctcatcatcatcgttttcatcaatgagacatcacatagcaagttggtcactagtcataatcacaactactcctcatcatcaactctagcacattgtaccacataataaacattgtacctcataggacctactacattctcttatgacctactatattctcttaggtaaaatagcataaaacaagatagcccctgactatccattatggagaatggagattatcctgtctccaattcttgcctttcacacaatgttgcttccaagaacctccttacgactatccatacattttttccattatTTGATTAccatgtgttcaccggttttagaaatccgatatggacatgtgagattcgtaggatgacctagctgtatgttcaaaacatcaaggcgaccattctgatacatcagatgaggcacacaatccttcgggattttctgttgaaa is drawn from Aegilops tauschii subsp. strangulata cultivar AL8/78 chromosome 1, Aet v6.0, whole genome shotgun sequence and contains these coding sequences:
- the LOC109740762 gene encoding LOW QUALITY PROTEIN: uncharacterized protein (The sequence of the model RefSeq protein was modified relative to this genomic sequence to represent the inferred CDS: inserted 1 base in 1 codon; substituted 1 base at 1 genomic stop codon), with product MQFWSLVGAEETLGDFGRVDRLDSRMLERGRTKTFACWLWVWDVAHIPTRRALWVLKRGAGRANEVLGFASLDRRVPPSAHRYDLLVHIDLVEDWTPLSPRSSRSSHSGQSGLSSSFDEDDRPMSCIELGTWVAHMEDGQGPGRHSTMRVSAAGCGGPIIGLPRHDQDDGDNSGGSWRSWRDRLLGHGCHAKESGTDVVAGAHHCRSRTPVGRCHGKESAGSEGAIAAATPAMLRATPLLPFRQAPPPPTPAAEDPVARIFGFSDSGPVLSPPPCTDCMQLEMENAMIEALQTPLAFEDGGLSPPHXASCPARDGXPQDDPLSAALHQLPNHGHCWLPAVSGHGAGGHDPDRRGQRSRAPCAVPACLPAHHQQPAGSPTPLCSTKVQGHLGSLA